A portion of the Sphaerochaeta pleomorpha str. Grapes genome contains these proteins:
- a CDS encoding DUF2764 family protein codes for MASYYYLVATLPMLRYDGSAPFGCDAFLELCKGKVSDSDYDTLFQALHNQVSNHPFLKKWQVFDKMVKQEMNDQRSRKLSLSSPKYRNDGPKEYRITEAVRLAVGNDNPLEAEMELMLLSWKFLDELAALHTFDIEGLLSYAIKLQLLERKGLFTREDGNAEFKRLFSNLQSEIEKN; via the coding sequence GTGGCTTCCTATTATTATCTGGTAGCAACCTTGCCAATGCTTCGCTACGACGGATCGGCCCCTTTTGGCTGTGATGCATTTTTGGAGCTTTGCAAGGGTAAGGTTAGTGATTCAGACTACGACACTCTTTTTCAGGCTTTGCATAATCAAGTTTCCAACCATCCTTTTTTAAAGAAATGGCAAGTTTTTGACAAAATGGTCAAACAGGAAATGAATGATCAACGAAGCCGGAAACTATCCCTTTCTTCCCCTAAGTACCGCAATGATGGTCCTAAAGAATATAGGATCACCGAGGCTGTACGGTTGGCTGTCGGGAATGACAATCCCCTTGAGGCCGAAATGGAACTCATGTTGCTATCTTGGAAATTCCTTGATGAACTAGCTGCTTTGCATACCTTTGACATCGAAGGTTTGCTTTCCTATGCCATCAAGTTGCAATTGCTGGAACGTAAGGGGTTATTTACACGTGAGGATGGAAACGCTGAGTTCAAGCGTCTGTTCTCCAATTTGCAATCGGAAATAGAGAAAAATTAG
- a CDS encoding V-type ATP synthase subunit B, which produces MQKVYSKIESIVGNVITVRAIGVSNGDLAIVTTGSSQSYANVIKLDGDLVSLQVFSGAQGISTGDQIRFLGVPMRVSYSEDLMGRVFNGSGVPRDKGPSLTDNMIDIGGPAVNPAKRIIPRNMIRTGIPMIDVFNTLVESQKLPIFSVSGEPYNQLLARIAMQAEVDLIVLGGMGLKYDDYLFFKDTLETSGAMSRTIMFVHTASDPTVECILVPDMALAVAEKFALDGKKVLVLLTDMTNFADAMKEMAITMDQVPSNRGYPGDLYSSLASRYEKAVDFEGAGSLTILAVTTMPGDDVTHPVPDNTGYITEGQYYLKNGRIEPFGSLSRLKQQVNKDTRDDHRSLMDGMIKLYASYRESVEKKSMGFLMTEWDEKLLKYGRLFESKLMDLSVNIPLEQALDLGWEILSDCFEPNETGLKSDLILSRWPKKSVD; this is translated from the coding sequence ATGCAAAAAGTATATTCAAAGATAGAATCTATCGTAGGAAACGTCATTACTGTTAGGGCGATTGGTGTAAGTAATGGGGACCTCGCCATTGTTACAACCGGTTCTTCACAGAGTTACGCAAACGTAATCAAGCTTGACGGGGATTTGGTTTCCCTCCAGGTTTTCTCCGGTGCCCAGGGTATTTCCACTGGCGACCAGATCAGGTTCCTCGGTGTACCGATGCGGGTTTCCTATAGCGAAGACCTCATGGGTCGTGTATTCAACGGCTCTGGGGTACCAAGGGACAAAGGTCCTTCGCTCACGGACAACATGATTGATATCGGTGGCCCTGCGGTCAATCCTGCAAAGAGAATCATTCCCCGGAATATGATCAGAACCGGTATTCCGATGATTGATGTTTTCAATACCTTGGTTGAGAGCCAGAAACTCCCGATTTTCTCGGTAAGCGGCGAACCCTATAACCAGTTGCTGGCACGTATTGCCATGCAGGCGGAAGTCGATCTGATTGTCCTTGGTGGCATGGGTCTAAAATATGACGATTACCTGTTCTTTAAGGATACTCTGGAAACCAGCGGAGCCATGAGCAGAACCATCATGTTTGTCCATACGGCAAGTGATCCGACTGTAGAATGTATCCTCGTTCCCGACATGGCCCTGGCAGTTGCAGAGAAGTTTGCCCTTGACGGCAAAAAGGTTTTGGTTCTTTTGACTGATATGACCAACTTTGCAGATGCCATGAAAGAAATGGCTATCACCATGGACCAGGTACCCTCCAACCGAGGCTATCCCGGTGACTTGTATAGTTCTTTGGCTTCACGCTATGAGAAAGCTGTAGACTTCGAGGGTGCTGGATCCTTGACCATCCTTGCTGTGACTACGATGCCTGGCGATGACGTCACCCATCCGGTCCCTGACAATACCGGATACATTACCGAAGGGCAGTATTACCTGAAGAATGGCCGTATCGAACCGTTTGGTTCGCTATCACGTCTCAAACAGCAGGTTAACAAAGATACACGCGATGACCACCGCTCCCTGATGGACGGTATGATCAAGCTGTACGCTTCCTATAGGGAATCGGTCGAAAAGAAATCGATGGGATTTTTGATGACAGAATGGGACGAGAAATTACTCAAATATGGTCGTTTGTTTGAAAGCAAATTGATGGATCTGAGTGTAAATATCCCCCTCGAGCAGGCACTGGACCTTGGTTGGGAAATTCTCAGCGATTGTTTTGAGCCGAATGAGACTGGACTAAAGAGCGATTTGATTCTCAGCCGTTGGCCGAAGAAATCGGTCGACTAA
- a CDS encoding V-type ATP synthase subunit I → MIVPMKKVSVIVQTHNKRSMLRSLRKAGVIHIFDQGVRSEKNENLKKQYDSLYLVNNAITDLQDKKNPLPQKIVSEEVFLELHDSFCDVLDLKKRLEEEIAKDTTVIETLKPWGDFKPQDIEDLKRDGVYLYFYTLGKKELALLDRSIDYIQLAPIGAMQAIAVIGQPLESSISATRFYLPELGLSELQNRKKQDAERLEQIIRTLTEGGMYLDAYSLHLKKNEQDRRFETVEASMEGGEDLSWVSGYIPEPEVPSFTKLASKEGWGYLLDDPSDEDEPPTLIKYPKGIGIVKPVFDILGTVPGYRENDISMWFLLFFTLFFAMIIGDAGYGLVFLLAAGGIHLKSKKATNAVLLLYVLSIATIIWGSLTGTWFGSEKILVGLPFLQKLVIPSISNYPQMFGVNTLDAQNQVMKFCFMIGTVQLSLACVLNVVHKIPQKDLSLFSDIGWLIDVLALYFVVLQLVVGQSANLGIVFSCVGVGFLLVCVFGAQGPGIPFGKGLAAGLGGFFTTFLNTISCFSNIMSYIRLFAVGMASVAIAQSFNSMAGGMMSGFAAVAGIAVLVIGHSLNLVMGILSVVVHGVRLNLLEFSGQLGMEWTGISYEPFTQTVSEN, encoded by the coding sequence ATGATTGTACCGATGAAAAAAGTCTCTGTCATTGTTCAGACCCATAACAAGCGTTCCATGCTTCGCTCGTTACGCAAGGCCGGTGTAATTCATATTTTTGACCAAGGCGTTCGTTCTGAAAAGAATGAGAACCTGAAAAAGCAGTACGATAGCCTGTATTTGGTCAATAATGCAATTACTGACCTTCAGGATAAGAAAAATCCTTTGCCCCAGAAGATTGTCTCAGAAGAGGTTTTTCTGGAATTGCATGATTCTTTCTGCGATGTATTGGATTTAAAAAAGCGTTTGGAAGAAGAAATTGCCAAAGATACGACTGTTATCGAGACTTTGAAACCTTGGGGTGATTTCAAACCCCAGGATATCGAAGACTTAAAACGTGATGGTGTATATTTGTATTTCTATACGTTGGGTAAAAAGGAATTGGCTCTGCTCGACCGTTCCATTGACTATATTCAACTGGCTCCGATTGGTGCGATGCAAGCAATCGCTGTAATCGGTCAACCCTTGGAAAGCAGTATCAGCGCAACTCGTTTCTATCTGCCCGAATTAGGATTGTCCGAGTTACAAAATAGAAAAAAGCAAGATGCTGAGCGTCTCGAACAGATTATTCGGACCCTTACAGAGGGTGGGATGTATCTTGATGCTTATTCCCTTCATCTGAAAAAGAACGAACAGGACCGTCGTTTTGAAACCGTTGAAGCCAGTATGGAAGGTGGGGAAGACCTCTCTTGGGTTTCGGGATATATTCCTGAACCTGAGGTACCCAGTTTCACCAAACTTGCTTCCAAAGAAGGTTGGGGATATCTGCTGGATGATCCCAGTGACGAAGACGAGCCTCCTACGCTTATCAAATATCCGAAGGGTATAGGAATCGTAAAGCCTGTCTTTGATATTCTTGGGACCGTACCCGGCTACAGGGAAAACGATATCAGCATGTGGTTCCTGCTTTTCTTTACGCTATTCTTTGCCATGATTATCGGTGATGCCGGCTATGGCCTGGTCTTTCTGCTTGCAGCAGGGGGGATTCACCTTAAGTCAAAGAAAGCTACCAATGCAGTATTGCTTCTCTATGTACTGAGTATCGCAACCATTATCTGGGGCTCTTTGACCGGCACTTGGTTCGGTTCGGAAAAAATTTTGGTGGGATTGCCATTTCTCCAGAAACTGGTTATTCCTTCAATTTCCAACTATCCGCAGATGTTCGGGGTCAATACCTTGGACGCCCAGAACCAGGTGATGAAATTCTGTTTCATGATCGGTACGGTACAGCTTTCACTGGCCTGTGTTTTGAATGTAGTGCATAAAATTCCCCAAAAGGATTTGAGCCTATTCTCAGATATTGGTTGGTTGATTGATGTCCTCGCCCTTTACTTTGTTGTATTGCAACTGGTTGTTGGGCAGAGCGCCAATTTGGGCATCGTGTTTTCCTGTGTTGGGGTAGGATTCCTCTTAGTCTGTGTCTTTGGTGCACAGGGACCTGGAATTCCTTTTGGCAAGGGACTTGCTGCTGGGCTCGGGGGATTTTTCACAACATTCCTCAATACTATCAGCTGTTTCTCGAACATTATGAGTTATATCAGGCTTTTTGCCGTTGGAATGGCTTCTGTGGCAATCGCACAGAGTTTCAATAGCATGGCCGGGGGTATGATGAGCGGTTTTGCAGCTGTTGCCGGAATTGCCGTTTTGGTCATTGGTCATAGCTTGAACCTGGTAATGGGAATCCTCTCCGTGGTTGTCCACGGTGTACGTCTTAATCTTTTGGAATTTTCCGGTCAGCTCGGAATGGAATGGACTGGAATTTCATATGAACCGTTTACACAAACGGTAAGTGAAAACTGA
- the ispG gene encoding (E)-4-hydroxy-3-methylbut-2-enyl-diphosphate synthase has protein sequence MPENHIATIGKFSVGKGKPVLVQTMYDSPIPHSPKEQDALLRRLGTLNAMGCDIIRFSYPSDDDHQAFSFLCKHSPMPVVADIHFDYKLALAAIECGCQKIRINPGNIGSRWKVDEVVKSAKDHGIAIRIGLNSGSLPKGSEPMHLLMVHSALEYLAWFEQAGFTNSVVSLKASDVETTYQANLLFSEQSGYPLHLGVTEAGSVVSSVTRSTWTLGRLLNQGIGNTIRISITGDIETEVQAGVELLRTLNMRTGGIRIVSCPRCGRHSFDSQGFLQSVEKDLLTIDKDLTVAIMGCQVNGPGEASHADIAITGIGKSVFLYEKGVLSKEVTVEGAKQALLEAVSNAK, from the coding sequence ATGCCTGAAAATCATATTGCAACGATTGGTAAATTTTCAGTGGGGAAGGGGAAACCGGTGCTTGTACAGACTATGTACGACAGTCCCATTCCCCATTCTCCAAAAGAACAGGATGCCCTGTTAAGACGGCTTGGAACGCTCAATGCAATGGGTTGTGATATTATTCGATTCTCCTACCCCAGTGACGATGACCACCAGGCTTTTTCCTTTCTCTGTAAGCATAGTCCGATGCCTGTCGTGGCAGATATTCATTTTGACTACAAGCTGGCTCTTGCAGCAATCGAATGCGGTTGCCAGAAAATCAGGATAAACCCGGGGAATATTGGATCTCGTTGGAAAGTCGATGAAGTCGTAAAAAGCGCAAAAGACCATGGCATTGCCATCCGTATAGGCTTGAACAGCGGTTCCTTGCCAAAAGGTTCTGAACCGATGCATCTGTTGATGGTTCATTCAGCCTTGGAATACTTAGCCTGGTTTGAACAGGCTGGCTTTACCAATTCGGTCGTGTCCCTGAAAGCCAGTGATGTAGAGACAACGTATCAGGCTAATCTGTTGTTTTCTGAACAGAGTGGGTATCCTCTGCATCTTGGGGTAACCGAAGCAGGTTCGGTGGTCTCTTCAGTGACAAGGTCTACGTGGACTTTGGGACGCTTGCTAAACCAGGGAATCGGGAATACCATAAGAATCAGCATTACCGGTGACATTGAGACGGAAGTACAGGCCGGGGTTGAATTGCTGCGGACCCTAAATATGAGAACGGGGGGAATCCGTATTGTCAGTTGCCCTCGGTGTGGAAGGCATAGTTTTGATTCACAGGGATTCCTTCAATCCGTAGAAAAAGACTTGCTTACCATTGATAAGGATTTGACCGTAGCTATCATGGGCTGTCAGGTCAATGGCCCAGGTGAAGCAAGCCATGCCGATATTGCAATAACCGGAATTGGAAAAAGCGTCTTTCTCTATGAAAAAGGTGTCTTATCCAAAGAAGTGACTGTAGAAGGTGCAAAGCAAGCCCTATTGGAAGCCGTTTCGAATGCAAAATAA
- a CDS encoding methylated-DNA--[protein]-cysteine S-methyltransferase — translation MRETGENPLFAAYYRSPFGLISILSDSEAIRALSFGYLPGDEQEKPVLHDAIIQLQEYFAGKRKVFTLPLRTKGTPFQESVWYQLQQIPYGETRSYADIAFEIDNPKAFRAVGMANNRNPIGIIIPCHRVIGKNGALVGYAGGLQYKQKLLELERLYR, via the coding sequence ATGAGAGAAACAGGGGAAAATCCTTTATTCGCTGCATATTACAGGAGTCCCTTTGGACTAATCTCGATTCTTAGTGATAGTGAAGCAATCAGGGCTCTTTCGTTTGGGTATCTACCAGGAGACGAACAGGAAAAACCGGTCTTGCATGATGCTATTATCCAATTACAAGAATATTTTGCCGGTAAAAGAAAAGTATTTACGTTGCCGCTTCGTACAAAAGGAACTCCTTTTCAGGAGTCAGTCTGGTACCAGTTGCAGCAGATACCCTATGGAGAAACACGCTCCTATGCAGATATTGCCTTTGAAATCGATAATCCCAAGGCTTTCAGGGCTGTTGGGATGGCAAACAATAGAAATCCTATAGGCATAATTATTCCCTGCCACCGGGTTATTGGGAAAAACGGGGCTTTGGTTGGCTATGCAGGGGGACTGCAATACAAACAGAAACTCCTCGAGCTTGAACGATTGTACAGGTAA
- a CDS encoding V-type ATP synthase subunit A: MANTSGRVIGVNGNMVSVEFENAISKNEVGYIHVGDIRLKGEVIRINGNVASLQVFEMTGGIKVGDKVEFSHEMLSVELGPGLLQQIYDGLQNPLPELAQQCGFFLQRGVYLDPIPNRDWEFTPVAKVGDTVYPADTLGTVPEGLFTHQIMVPFSFADVAWKVVSIKAKGTYNIREKIAVIEDPKGNKKELSMVFSWPVKKAITHYDERLRPTEPLVTKIRIVDTFLPVAKGGTYCTPGPFGAGKTVLQHMTSRNADVDIVIIAACGERAGEVVEVLKEFPELTDPKTGRSLMERTIIICNTSSMPVASREASVYTAVTMAEYYRQMGLNILLLADSTSRWAQAMREMSGRLEEIPGEEAFPAYLESRIAEFYERAGKVRLRDGRFGSVTIGGTVSPAGGNFEEPVTQATLKVVGAFHGLSRERSDARKYPAIDPLGSWSKYPGIIDVKKVDFTRNILFKGSEINQMMKVVGEEGTSVSDYMTYQKGELLDAVYLQQNSFDPIDTSVSVERQIHIFDLLFKMLAANYQIEDKKEVRVFFNTLRQKFLDWNNVEMNSERFGQIEGELVELYSEKMASYDPDAQKLM, translated from the coding sequence ATGGCAAATACAAGTGGGCGTGTTATCGGCGTCAACGGTAACATGGTTTCGGTAGAGTTTGAAAACGCCATTTCGAAAAATGAAGTGGGTTACATTCATGTCGGTGATATTCGCCTCAAAGGTGAGGTTATCAGAATCAATGGAAACGTAGCATCACTGCAGGTGTTCGAAATGACCGGTGGTATTAAAGTAGGGGACAAAGTAGAGTTTTCCCATGAGATGCTCAGTGTCGAACTTGGACCTGGACTTCTGCAGCAGATTTATGATGGTCTGCAGAACCCATTGCCGGAACTTGCCCAGCAATGCGGATTCTTCTTGCAGCGAGGGGTATACCTTGACCCAATTCCCAATAGAGATTGGGAATTTACCCCTGTAGCAAAGGTTGGGGATACCGTATATCCTGCCGATACCTTGGGCACCGTACCTGAAGGGTTGTTTACCCACCAGATAATGGTTCCTTTCTCATTTGCCGATGTAGCATGGAAAGTAGTCTCCATCAAAGCAAAAGGTACCTATAATATCCGTGAGAAAATTGCAGTCATTGAAGACCCCAAAGGCAATAAAAAAGAACTCTCTATGGTTTTTTCCTGGCCGGTCAAGAAAGCGATTACCCATTATGACGAACGCTTGCGCCCCACAGAGCCTTTGGTGACTAAAATCAGGATTGTCGATACGTTCCTTCCCGTTGCAAAGGGTGGTACCTATTGTACCCCTGGTCCCTTTGGTGCAGGAAAGACCGTTTTGCAACATATGACCAGCCGTAATGCTGATGTTGACATCGTCATTATCGCCGCCTGCGGTGAACGTGCCGGTGAAGTCGTAGAAGTTCTGAAAGAATTCCCTGAATTGACTGACCCGAAAACCGGCCGGTCCCTTATGGAAAGAACCATTATTATCTGTAACACTTCTTCCATGCCTGTAGCATCCCGTGAGGCTTCTGTATATACCGCCGTTACCATGGCTGAGTATTACAGGCAGATGGGTCTCAATATCCTGTTGCTGGCAGACTCTACCAGTCGTTGGGCACAGGCAATGCGTGAAATGAGCGGACGTCTTGAAGAAATTCCAGGTGAAGAAGCATTCCCTGCCTACCTTGAAAGCCGTATCGCAGAATTCTACGAACGTGCCGGAAAAGTAAGGCTTCGTGACGGTCGTTTTGGTTCCGTTACCATCGGAGGTACCGTAAGCCCTGCTGGCGGTAACTTTGAAGAACCGGTAACCCAGGCAACCTTGAAGGTCGTCGGGGCTTTCCATGGTTTGAGCCGTGAACGAAGCGATGCCCGTAAATATCCTGCGATCGATCCGCTTGGGTCCTGGTCGAAATATCCTGGTATCATAGACGTCAAGAAAGTTGATTTTACCCGGAATATTCTTTTCAAGGGTAGCGAGATCAACCAGATGATGAAAGTCGTAGGTGAAGAAGGAACCTCTGTTTCCGATTATATGACCTACCAGAAGGGTGAATTGCTTGATGCGGTATATCTGCAGCAGAACTCTTTCGACCCGATCGATACTTCAGTTTCGGTTGAGAGACAGATTCATATATTTGACCTGTTATTCAAGATGCTTGCAGCCAATTACCAGATTGAAGATAAAAAAGAAGTCCGTGTATTCTTCAATACACTGAGACAGAAATTCCTTGACTGGAATAACGTAGAGATGAATAGCGAACGTTTTGGCCAGATTGAAGGCGAGCTTGTCGAGCTGTACTCGGAAAAGATGGCCTCCTATGATCCTGACGCCCAGAAGTTGATGTAA
- a CDS encoding ATP synthase subunit K (produces ATP from ADP in the presence of a proton gradient across the membrane; the K subunit is a nonenzymatic component which binds the dimeric form by interacting with the G and E subunits), which yields MANLEFIGMACALCLSALGSGLGAGAAAQAAVGGWKKCYANGKPAPFIMVAFAGAPLTQTIYGFLLMNFIKAAIVAGASSTLALGVGIFGGLAIGLSAWMQGKTSACACDSLAETGKGTANYFIVIGIVETVALFTLVFSLLALQ from the coding sequence ATGGCTAATTTGGAATTTATCGGAATGGCTTGTGCCCTGTGTCTTTCCGCCCTTGGGTCCGGTCTTGGAGCCGGTGCTGCAGCTCAGGCTGCCGTAGGTGGTTGGAAAAAATGCTATGCTAATGGCAAACCTGCTCCGTTTATCATGGTCGCTTTCGCTGGTGCTCCCTTGACCCAGACCATCTATGGCTTTTTGTTGATGAACTTCATCAAAGCGGCTATCGTAGCTGGTGCCAGTTCAACCTTGGCCCTCGGTGTCGGTATCTTCGGTGGACTTGCCATCGGACTTTCTGCCTGGATGCAGGGAAAGACTTCCGCTTGTGCTTGTGACTCCCTCGCTGAAACAGGCAAGGGTACTGCCAACTACTTCATCGTAATCGGTATCGTTGAAACCGTAGCTCTCTTTACCTTGGTCTTCAGTCTGCTTGCCCTTCAATAA
- a CDS encoding V-type ATP synthase subunit D: MAVKLTKNEQKLQKDHLKQYQRYLPTLQLKKQQLQMVIRQIEVQVTNLRAQQKKVVEGMQEWIAVYHENTVFPPSLQLDNLVKIDRIVKAKGNIAGVTIPVFKELTFFPIEYDLYEYPLWVDKALESLRDCSRYDALISTLEQQIRLLGKELRTTSQRVNLFEKVKIPESKENIRRIGIYLGDQQTAAVVRGKIAKKKLVKGM, encoded by the coding sequence ATGGCCGTCAAACTGACGAAAAACGAGCAGAAACTGCAAAAGGACCACCTCAAGCAATACCAGCGGTATTTGCCAACCCTGCAACTGAAAAAACAACAGTTGCAGATGGTAATACGGCAGATTGAGGTTCAGGTCACCAACTTGAGGGCCCAACAGAAAAAGGTCGTCGAGGGAATGCAGGAATGGATTGCCGTTTATCATGAAAATACTGTTTTCCCCCCATCCTTACAGCTGGACAATCTGGTCAAAATCGACAGGATTGTTAAGGCAAAGGGAAATATTGCCGGTGTTACGATTCCTGTTTTCAAAGAACTTACTTTTTTTCCTATAGAGTATGACTTGTATGAGTATCCTCTTTGGGTAGATAAGGCTTTGGAAAGTCTTAGGGACTGTAGCCGGTACGATGCCTTGATTTCTACGCTCGAACAGCAGATCAGACTACTGGGCAAGGAATTGAGAACGACAAGCCAGCGGGTAAATTTATTTGAAAAAGTAAAAATACCGGAATCCAAGGAAAATATCCGAAGGATTGGGATTTATCTCGGGGACCAGCAGACGGCTGCTGTTGTCCGGGGTAAAATTGCGAAGAAAAAACTCGTAAAGGGGATGTGA
- a CDS encoding nitroreductase family protein, whose translation MSNSTIESFKKRRSIYHLGKNLPVSKEVVTNTIKEAVKFAPSAFNSQSARVIILYGDESKKLWAIVMQVLKAMVPSDKFSETEQKINSFDAGAGTALFFEDMSVIKGLQDQMPSYAANFALWSHHGTGITQYAVWTALANIGIGASLQHYGNLIEEQVKTTWNLPSSWSLIAQMPFGSIETPAGEKEFSPIEERVKVIG comes from the coding sequence ATGTCCAATTCCACAATAGAGAGTTTTAAAAAAAGAAGATCCATATATCATCTCGGTAAAAATCTGCCCGTTTCGAAAGAAGTAGTTACCAATACAATAAAGGAGGCAGTGAAATTTGCACCTTCTGCCTTCAATTCCCAATCTGCAAGGGTCATTATCCTCTATGGGGACGAAAGCAAAAAACTCTGGGCTATTGTAATGCAGGTACTGAAGGCGATGGTTCCCTCTGACAAATTTTCAGAAACTGAGCAAAAAATCAATTCCTTCGATGCCGGTGCCGGTACTGCCCTGTTCTTTGAAGATATGAGTGTTATCAAAGGATTGCAGGATCAGATGCCTAGCTATGCTGCCAATTTTGCCTTATGGAGTCATCATGGGACAGGCATAACCCAGTACGCTGTCTGGACTGCCCTTGCAAATATTGGAATCGGGGCTTCCTTGCAGCATTATGGCAATTTGATCGAAGAACAAGTCAAGACTACCTGGAACCTTCCCTCTTCCTGGTCTTTGATAGCACAAATGCCTTTTGGCTCAATCGAGACACCTGCAGGGGAAAAGGAATTTTCTCCAATCGAAGAAAGGGTCAAAGTAATCGGATAA
- a CDS encoding YhcH/YjgK/YiaL family protein, translating into MIYDTISNLEKYCPLVPQLKTVITSINKENFTAKDIGEYKTRSKNIRYSISHAQSPIKNSLFEMHKEETIVQIILEGKELLALTWREHAKGLPYDKDHDVVLLEGDPTAVIHAEKGHFIIFFPGEPFKEGLGENYTKAIFKLRD; encoded by the coding sequence ATGATTTATGATACCATCTCGAACTTGGAGAAATACTGTCCCTTGGTCCCACAATTGAAGACCGTTATCACCAGTATCAATAAAGAAAACTTTACAGCTAAAGATATTGGAGAATATAAAACCCGTTCGAAAAACATACGCTATAGCATTTCGCATGCTCAATCCCCCATAAAAAATTCCTTATTTGAAATGCATAAGGAAGAAACCATTGTGCAAATCATCTTGGAGGGGAAAGAACTGTTAGCCCTTACCTGGAGAGAACACGCAAAAGGGCTTCCGTATGACAAAGATCATGATGTAGTCCTGTTAGAGGGAGATCCAACTGCGGTAATCCATGCTGAGAAGGGTCATTTCATTATTTTTTTCCCTGGTGAGCCTTTCAAAGAAGGGTTGGGGGAGAATTATACGAAAGCAATATTCAAACTCAGGGACTAA